A stretch of Paludisphaera borealis DNA encodes these proteins:
- a CDS encoding PEP-CTERM sorting domain-containing protein (PEP-CTERM proteins occur, often in large numbers, in the proteomes of bacteria that also encode an exosortase, a predicted intramembrane cysteine proteinase. The presence of a PEP-CTERM domain at a protein's C-terminus predicts cleavage within the sorting domain, followed by covalent anchoring to some some component of the (usually Gram-negative) cell surface. Many PEP-CTERM proteins exhibit an unusual sequence composition that includes large numbers of potential glycosylation sites. Expression of one such protein has been shown restore the ability of a bacterium to form floc, a type of biofilm.) has product MKRSRAKLLAVSASTILAIAAATSQAGSPLPSDLASSQIVIGADQPAAVVQDDPTPVPEPTSLALFGIGISSFITLRRFRKLFY; this is encoded by the coding sequence ATGAAACGATCCAGGGCCAAGCTCTTGGCCGTCTCCGCTTCCACGATCCTGGCCATCGCCGCGGCGACGAGCCAGGCGGGTTCGCCTCTTCCGTCCGACCTCGCCTCCAGCCAGATCGTCATCGGGGCCGATCAACCGGCCGCCGTCGTGCAGGACGATCCGACGCCCGTTCCCGAGCCGACATCACTGGCTCTCTTCGGGATTGGAATCAGCAGCTTCATTACGCTTCGCCGCTTCCGCAAATTGTTCTACTGA
- a CDS encoding DNA primase family protein, with protein sequence MIRNQDGSHPWPPSAADPAPGAAGAVDLARWLARRRGRETASRPDSPHPNSRPASGPTPVATRASSYVAKLPPAISGQGGHGRAFHAACVLVKGFGLSIDQARPLLEDWNRSCVPPWSAAELEHKLQSADKAPDERPRGYLAERGRAPRREARAARRPEPPAPAPALHCETASEVPAIAIEGSESNPHRLAVVFLLQRFAHAGGVGLRFWRERFHRWDDGVYRVVSAPELRAQLSQCLADEFRRLHHLELARAEPDDRGRGRRPAGPIPVTSRLVGDVVQALTGLVLVRGDECGSQPSWIDAVPETLARDPNWRPPEPDGDEAATFVDSECDLSEWPADELIPARNALVHPPSFVTGARCMMAPTPRYFNAHALDYDFDPWAPTPRAWLDLLEQIWPDDPASIDSLQEWFGYLLTTDTRLQKILMMIGPKRSGRGTIGRVLKALAGPNNVVNPTLSTLARPFGLSVLIDKPVAIFPDARLSSRPDNAAIVESLLSISGEDDQSIDRKHLPSWTGRLPTRFVLISNELPRLKDSSRALSSRLVILRFTRSFYDREDVTLFQRLNGELPGILLWAFEGWRRLRLRGRFLQPDSARDLMESMDEMASPIATFLDDRCMLEPGATISSGALYEAWRTWCREHGRDAVGEEQSLGRDLHAAIPGLTKSRHRDGAVRTVHYNGLRLRTILDMDAP encoded by the coding sequence ATGATCAGGAACCAAGACGGCTCGCATCCCTGGCCCCCTTCCGCCGCCGATCCCGCACCGGGGGCGGCCGGGGCCGTCGACCTGGCGCGATGGCTGGCCCGAAGGCGGGGACGCGAGACGGCCTCGCGCCCCGATTCGCCGCATCCGAACTCACGGCCCGCGAGCGGCCCGACGCCGGTCGCGACCCGCGCATCGTCTTATGTGGCCAAGCTGCCGCCGGCGATCTCGGGGCAGGGGGGGCACGGTCGGGCGTTCCATGCAGCCTGCGTGCTCGTCAAGGGGTTCGGGCTCAGCATCGATCAGGCCCGGCCGCTGCTCGAAGACTGGAACCGGTCGTGCGTCCCGCCCTGGTCCGCCGCCGAGCTTGAGCACAAGCTCCAAAGCGCCGATAAGGCCCCCGACGAACGACCGCGCGGATACCTGGCGGAGCGCGGGCGCGCGCCTCGTCGCGAGGCGCGCGCGGCTCGACGGCCCGAGCCTCCGGCCCCCGCGCCAGCGCTGCATTGCGAGACCGCAAGCGAGGTTCCGGCAATTGCGATTGAGGGATCAGAGTCGAATCCGCACCGGTTGGCGGTCGTGTTCTTGCTGCAGCGGTTCGCCCATGCGGGAGGCGTAGGCTTGCGGTTCTGGCGGGAACGATTTCATAGATGGGATGACGGCGTCTACCGCGTCGTTTCCGCACCCGAGCTTCGCGCCCAGCTTTCGCAATGCCTGGCCGACGAGTTCCGGCGGCTTCATCACCTGGAGCTGGCGAGAGCCGAGCCCGACGACCGAGGCCGAGGGCGGCGGCCGGCGGGGCCGATCCCGGTTACGAGCCGGCTGGTGGGCGACGTCGTCCAGGCGCTCACGGGCCTGGTCCTCGTCCGCGGCGACGAGTGCGGGTCGCAGCCGTCGTGGATCGACGCGGTTCCCGAGACCCTCGCCCGCGATCCCAACTGGCGTCCGCCCGAGCCGGACGGCGATGAGGCGGCGACGTTCGTGGACTCGGAGTGCGACCTCTCGGAATGGCCGGCCGACGAGCTGATTCCGGCGCGGAACGCACTCGTGCATCCGCCTTCGTTCGTGACCGGGGCCCGGTGCATGATGGCGCCGACGCCCCGGTATTTCAATGCGCACGCACTTGACTACGATTTCGACCCCTGGGCGCCGACCCCGCGCGCCTGGCTCGATCTGCTGGAACAGATCTGGCCCGACGATCCGGCGAGCATCGACAGCCTGCAAGAGTGGTTCGGCTATTTGCTGACGACCGACACAAGGCTTCAGAAGATCCTCATGATGATCGGTCCGAAGCGGTCGGGCCGGGGGACGATCGGCCGGGTGCTGAAGGCGCTCGCGGGGCCGAACAACGTCGTCAATCCGACGCTCTCGACGCTGGCGCGGCCGTTCGGCCTGTCGGTGTTGATCGACAAGCCGGTGGCGATTTTCCCCGACGCGCGGCTGTCAAGCCGGCCCGACAACGCGGCGATCGTCGAATCGCTGCTGTCGATCAGCGGCGAGGACGATCAGTCGATCGACCGCAAGCACCTGCCCTCGTGGACCGGGCGGCTGCCGACGCGGTTCGTACTCATCTCGAACGAACTACCGAGGCTGAAGGATTCGAGCCGGGCGCTGTCGAGCCGGCTGGTCATCCTCCGGTTCACACGTTCGTTCTACGACCGCGAGGACGTGACGCTGTTTCAGCGGCTCAACGGAGAGCTACCGGGGATCTTGCTCTGGGCGTTCGAGGGCTGGCGACGGCTCCGGCTCCGCGGCCGGTTCCTGCAGCCCGACTCGGCCCGCGACCTGATGGAATCGATGGATGAGATGGCCAGCCCGATCGCGACGTTCCTCGACGATCGTTGCATGCTCGAACCCGGCGCGACGATCTCGTCGGGCGCGCTCTACGAGGCGTGGCGGACCTGGTGCCGCGAGCACGGTCGCGACGCCGTCGGAGAGGAGCAATCGCTCGGCCGCGACCTCCACGCCGCGATCCCCGGCCTGACCAAGAGCCGCCACCGCGACGGCGCCGTCCGCACCGTCCACTACAACGGCCTCCGGCTCCGAACAATCCTCGACATGGACGCCCCGTAG
- a CDS encoding sigma-70 family RNA polymerase sigma factor — MIYTSNDLSRVGRNQDGCEADGPEAERDESAFFAQSVPLLSAEAELDLAARIKTGDRAAREELTLANMRLVVNIASQFKVRGMELDDLIQEGNLGLMRATEDFDPETHGTRFSTYAACWIRNYIMRATSGGGSMIHFPYYLVILRKRFDRVKAEMVSRRRSNPGGDQSEPTMEDVAEQMGIEARRLRFLRNAQADCSSYSASTLDAEEAGASEDLLSEERPPEKPLETAEEMERLYAAFNQLTPFEAWLVKRRFRLDDRAEDVKADRRPRSQSRSRPASRRDDDREAKRIKRANDLADEPRPYRELERECGLAVYRLKQIERKALDKLQETLVESPAPTFLLPAARSPRPVARRASA; from the coding sequence ATGATCTATACATCCAATGATCTCTCACGGGTGGGTCGAAATCAGGACGGATGCGAGGCCGACGGACCGGAGGCCGAACGCGACGAATCGGCCTTCTTCGCCCAGTCCGTCCCGTTGCTGTCGGCCGAGGCCGAGTTGGACCTGGCCGCCCGGATCAAGACCGGGGACCGCGCCGCCCGCGAGGAGTTGACTCTGGCCAACATGCGGCTGGTCGTGAACATCGCCAGCCAGTTCAAGGTCCGCGGCATGGAGCTCGACGACCTGATCCAGGAAGGGAACCTCGGCCTGATGCGGGCCACGGAAGACTTCGACCCGGAGACGCACGGGACGCGGTTCTCAACCTACGCGGCGTGCTGGATCCGCAACTACATCATGCGAGCCACGTCCGGCGGCGGATCGATGATTCACTTCCCGTACTACCTGGTGATCCTCCGCAAACGGTTCGACCGCGTGAAAGCCGAGATGGTGAGCCGTCGTCGTTCAAACCCCGGCGGCGACCAGAGCGAGCCGACCATGGAGGACGTCGCCGAGCAGATGGGAATCGAGGCCCGACGCCTCCGGTTCCTGCGAAACGCGCAGGCCGATTGCTCGTCGTACTCCGCGTCGACGCTCGACGCCGAAGAAGCCGGCGCGTCGGAAGACCTGCTCTCCGAGGAACGGCCGCCCGAAAAGCCGCTGGAAACCGCCGAGGAGATGGAACGATTGTACGCCGCGTTCAACCAGCTCACTCCGTTCGAGGCCTGGCTCGTCAAGCGTCGCTTCCGGCTCGACGACCGCGCCGAAGACGTCAAGGCCGACAGACGCCCTCGCTCCCAATCCCGCTCTCGCCCCGCATCGCGCCGGGATGATGATCGCGAGGCGAAGCGGATCAAGCGGGCGAACGATCTGGCCGACGAACCTCGCCCATACCGCGAGCTTGAGCGCGAATGCGGTCTGGCCGTCTACCGCCTGAAACAGATCGAGCGCAAGGCCCTCGACAAGCTGCAAGAAACCCTCGTCGAATCACCTGCGCCGACGTTCCTGCTCCCGGCGGCTCGGTCCCCTCGGCCCGTCGCACGGCGGGCGTCGGCCTGA